One region of Hoeflea sp. 108 genomic DNA includes:
- the nudI gene encoding nucleoside triphosphatase NudI — MRQRIIVCPLIENEGAYLLCKMPGDRGVFPGQWALSGGGLEPGENITEGLLREIREELGAGLVIEAVQPWTFRDDVRTKSYPDGTTEQVYMIYLIFDCKAANRNVAINDEFEDFAWVLPGHF; from the coding sequence TTGCGTCAAAGGATCATCGTTTGCCCATTGATTGAAAATGAAGGGGCATATCTTCTTTGCAAGATGCCTGGCGACCGCGGGGTGTTTCCTGGGCAATGGGCACTTTCAGGCGGCGGACTGGAGCCTGGCGAAAACATCACCGAGGGATTGCTTCGTGAGATTCGAGAAGAGCTGGGCGCTGGCCTCGTCATTGAGGCGGTTCAGCCGTGGACGTTTCGCGACGATGTCAGGACAAAGTCCTACCCAGATGGAACGACCGAACAAGTCTATATGATCTATCTGATTTTTGACTGCAAAGCGGCCAATCGAAACGTAGCCATCAATGACGAATTCGAGGACTTCGCATGGGTTCTTCCGGGCCACTTCTAG
- the glmM gene encoding phosphoglucosamine mutase produces the protein MAGRYFGTDGIRGRANKFPMTAEIAMKVGMAAGLSFQRGSHRHRVVVGKDTRLSGYMIENALVAGLCAAGMDVFLLGPIPTPAVAMLVRSLRADIGVMISASHNPYHDNGIKLFGPDSYKLSDEIEQNIEAMLDQDVTAMLADSDGLGRAKRVDGVHDRYIEFAKRTLPRSMSLSGLRIVVDCANGAAYKVAPAVLWELGAEVIPINVEPNGFNINQECGSTHPAGLQKKIHEVRADIGIALDGDADRVVIVDENGTIVDGDQIMGLIAQSWQQNGRLAGGGVVATVMSNLGLERFLGDLKLELHRTKVGDRYVVEHMRAHGLNIGGEQSGHIVLSDFSTTGDGLVAALQVLACIKRSNKPMSELSRTFEPVPQLLKNVRFAGGQPLEDAPVKAAIEEGRNRLGKTGRLVIRPSGTEPLIRVMAEGDDPQLVESVVNDIVDVISESRSAA, from the coding sequence ATGGCTGGACGCTATTTCGGCACCGACGGTATTCGCGGGCGGGCCAACAAATTTCCGATGACGGCGGAGATCGCCATGAAGGTCGGCATGGCCGCCGGCCTCTCCTTTCAGCGCGGCAGCCACAGGCATCGCGTCGTCGTCGGCAAGGACACGCGCCTTTCGGGCTACATGATCGAGAACGCGTTGGTGGCTGGCCTCTGCGCCGCTGGGATGGATGTGTTCCTGCTCGGCCCGATTCCGACGCCGGCAGTCGCCATGCTGGTGCGCTCGCTGCGCGCCGACATCGGCGTGATGATCTCGGCCTCGCACAACCCTTACCACGACAACGGCATCAAGCTGTTCGGCCCCGACAGCTACAAGCTGTCTGACGAGATCGAGCAGAACATTGAGGCCATGCTCGACCAGGACGTGACCGCAATGCTCGCCGACTCCGACGGCCTCGGCCGCGCCAAGCGCGTCGACGGCGTGCATGATCGCTACATCGAATTCGCCAAGCGCACCCTGCCCCGCTCCATGTCGCTGTCGGGCCTGCGCATCGTCGTCGACTGCGCCAACGGCGCCGCCTACAAGGTCGCACCTGCCGTTCTTTGGGAACTCGGCGCGGAAGTTATCCCGATCAATGTCGAGCCCAACGGCTTCAACATCAACCAGGAGTGCGGCTCGACCCATCCGGCCGGCCTGCAGAAGAAGATCCACGAAGTGCGCGCCGACATCGGCATCGCGCTCGACGGCGACGCCGACCGCGTCGTCATCGTCGACGAGAACGGCACCATCGTCGACGGCGACCAGATCATGGGCCTGATCGCCCAGTCATGGCAGCAGAACGGCCGCCTGGCCGGCGGCGGCGTGGTGGCGACCGTCATGTCCAATCTCGGCCTTGAGCGCTTCCTCGGCGATCTCAAGCTCGAACTGCACCGCACCAAGGTCGGCGACCGCTACGTCGTCGAGCACATGCGCGCGCACGGCCTCAACATCGGCGGCGAGCAGTCGGGCCACATCGTGCTGTCTGACTTCTCCACGACAGGCGACGGCCTGGTGGCGGCACTCCAGGTGCTCGCCTGCATCAAGCGCTCCAACAAGCCGATGAGCGAGCTGAGCCGCACCTTCGAGCCGGTGCCGCAACTGCTCAAGAATGTGCGCTTCGCCGGCGGCCAGCCGCTGGAAGACGCCCCGGTCAAGGCTGCCATCGAAGAAGGCCGCAACCGCCTGGGCAAGACCGGCCGGCTGGTTATCCGCCCGTCGGGCACCGAGCCGCTGATCCGCGTCATGGCCGAGGGCGACGACCCGCAGCTTGTCGAGTCCGTCGTCAACGACATCGTCGACGTCATTTCTGAAAGCCGCTCGGCCGCCTGA